From the Paenibacillus sp. MMS20-IR301 genome, the window TGGAGGTCCCTTCAGGACAGATCAGCCTGCTGTACATCAAAAGCGTTACTGATGGCCAGGCGATCAGCCGGAGCATTGTGGCGCCATTTTACGAAATGAAGAGTGTGGAGGCTTACTACAGCTACATTACGGATGCCCCGGGCAGTGAGGAGACTTCGGAGGGAAAACGCGCAATCGATCTTCTGCTCAGCGGTTATGCCTGCATCGGCTGCTCCGGCCGGCTCTGCTTCCTTGATGTGCTCCGTTCTGAGAACAGCAGCGTCAAGGAGACCATTACAGAGAGCATCAGCCAAGGACCCTCGGATGCGCTGGGTGAGAATCTGGCGGTGAACCTCAACCTGATCAGGCGGCGGTATCAATCCTCCGGGCTGAAGATGGAATTCACCATTATCGGCAATGTCTCGAAGACCAAAGCAGCTATTCTCTATGATGAGAGCCGGGTGAATCACGATGTGCTCGCAGAGCTGAGAGAAAAGCTGGATACGCTGAAGCTGGATGTGCTGCAGGCGGCCGGTGAGCTGGAGAAATATATCAGCAGCGATAAGCTGCGCATTTTTCCGAAGACGATTGTTACAGAGCGGCCGGACCGGGTGGTCTTCAATCTGGCCGAAGGCAAGGTCGCTGTCTTGCTGGATACTACCGGATATGCGATCGTGCTTCCGTCTATTTTCAATGACTTCTTCACCGCAATGGATGATAAAGTGCATCTTCCCTTCGTAGGACGGTTTCTGAAAATGCTGCGTATTCTCGGTGTGGCTATGACGTTGTGGCTGCCTGCACTCTATATTGCGTTTACCTCGTACAATCCGGAGATCGTCCGTGTGCAGATCGCCCTGCTGATCGGGGGCAGCAGAGCAACGGTTCCTTATCCGTCTTTTGTTGAGGTTATTCTGATGATGATCATGATGGAATTTCTGACAGAAGCGAGCTTAAGGCTTCCAAGGGCCATTGGTCCCACCGCAACAACCGTCGGCGGTCTGATTCTGGGGCAAGCCGCAACAGCGGCGGGGCTGATCGGTAATATTATGATAATTCTGGTGTCGGTTGTGGCTATATCCAACTTCCTCATTCCGCTGAATATGATGAGCTTCTCCATCCGGGTGCTGAAATATTTCTTCGTCATTGCGGCTGCGGTGCTGGGGCTGGTGGGGGTTGTCGTCTGCCTGGTGGGCTTCACCCTGTATTTATGCAGCCAGCGCAGCTTTGGCCAGCCGTATTTCAAACTGTTTGCCCTGGATACCATCGGAGAGACCCTGAAGAAGAAAAGCGGTGGAGGATGAAGGCGAACAACCGCTATTTCTATTGTCTTTTTCTAATGAACACGCTGATTAATATCATTAACTTTACCCCCCGTGAGCTGATTGATGCCCGGTTTGACGGAGCGCAGTCCTCTATTCTGGTTGCAGTAGCTGTGGGGACGCTGTTTCTGTACCTGTTCTCCAAGGTAATCAATAAATTTCCCGGCCAGGGGCTGCCTGAGATATTCAGCTCAGGTCTGCCTAAGCTGCTGGCTTCACCGCTGATTCTGGTCTACGCATTTCTCTGGTTTATGGCGGGGGCGCTGATCCTGCTGTCCTTCGTGGATATTACCCTGCGGTTCATCAGCCCGGATACAGGCCCCTATGCGGTGCTGCTTGGCTTCCTTGCCGTAGTCTGCCTGTGTTCCCGCATAGACTCGCTGTCGCTGCTCTACGGTCTGGAGATTACGCTGGGGATTACCGTGCCCTTGATTATATATACAATGGTTAAGGCAGTAATCAGCCCGGATATCAGCTGGGATGCTATTCTGCAGGTGATGACCCATTCCTTGCATGCCCCGGATATGAACAGTATTGCCGCGGCAAGCTTTACGTTCAGCGGATATATTAACATGGCTATCTTTAACCGGGTATTCCATGGCCTGAAGGTCAAGCACCTGTGGATTCTAAGTCTGGAGGGACTGCTTGTGCTTGCGGTAAGCTTTTTTGTGCCGATCGGGTACCATGGAACCATCGGTGTGGAGCGGCATGTATATACCTGGTTCACTACGGCGGACAGCCTGCGGGTAGAAGCCTTTCTGATTGAACGGATGCTGTATATCTTCTACTTTGCTTATATCACCCTATCCCTGGTCAGCACTATTATCCAGTGGCATGTCGGTAAAGAGCTGCTGCTCAGCCTGCTGCCCTCTTCAGACAAACAGCCGAAGCGCAAGCTGCGGCAGGAAATTACAATCCTGGTCCTGTTTGCGGCCGGAACTTTGCTGATGCTGAGACTGGACCAGTATGCACTTAATCTGCTGGGTGTTTTCCTGCTGCATATCCGCTGGTACGGGGAGCTGCTGCTGATCATTCTGCTGTGCTGGTGCTTCTGGAAAGTAAGGAGGCAGAGAGCGTGAGAAGAAGGCAGAGGTTATGGAGCGCCCTACTTGTGCTGCTGGTATCCCTTGCTTTAACCGGCTGCAACTTCAAGGATATTGACCGGAGAATCTTTGTTGTCGCGATCGGAATTGATCCCGGCAAGGAGCAGGGCACCTTCAAGGTCAGTCTGAAGCTGGCCATTCCGCAAGGCGATGTGACGAAGATCGACGAGAAGATGCAGATCCTTACCGAAGAATCGGAGAGTATATCAGAGGCGCTGCGGCGGATGAAATCCAAGGTGGAGAAGGAACTGGACTACGTTCATTGCAAAACGCTGATTCTGGGGGAGCAGGTGGCTGCCAGGGATATCAGGCATGTGGTCGACTGGGCCGTACGGCGCAGGGATATCCAGCTGATTCTTAACTTCGCGGTGGGGAAGCCGGAGGCACTTGATGTATTGAAGGTGAAGCCGCCCTCTGAACGTATTCCGTCGAACTCGCTGATTCTGGCGATGAGCGGGCAGGGAACGGAATCACCGTTTATCTCCAGCGTGTATTCTTATCAGCTGATGAGGAGCATCTATGAG encodes:
- a CDS encoding spore germination protein, which gives rise to MTAREHKQGATLEWIRGQLSGFGDLEDKLMEVPSGQISLLYIKSVTDGQAISRSIVAPFYEMKSVEAYYSYITDAPGSEETSEGKRAIDLLLSGYACIGCSGRLCFLDVLRSENSSVKETITESISQGPSDALGENLAVNLNLIRRRYQSSGLKMEFTIIGNVSKTKAAILYDESRVNHDVLAELREKLDTLKLDVLQAAGELEKYISSDKLRIFPKTIVTERPDRVVFNLAEGKVAVLLDTTGYAIVLPSIFNDFFTAMDDKVHLPFVGRFLKMLRILGVAMTLWLPALYIAFTSYNPEIVRVQIALLIGGSRATVPYPSFVEVILMMIMMEFLTEASLRLPRAIGPTATTVGGLILGQAATAAGLIGNIMIILVSVVAISNFLIPLNMMSFSIRVLKYFFVIAAAVLGLVGVVVCLVGFTLYLCSQRSFGQPYFKLFALDTIGETLKKKSGGG
- a CDS encoding GerAB/ArcD/ProY family transporter, encoding MNTLINIINFTPRELIDARFDGAQSSILVAVAVGTLFLYLFSKVINKFPGQGLPEIFSSGLPKLLASPLILVYAFLWFMAGALILLSFVDITLRFISPDTGPYAVLLGFLAVVCLCSRIDSLSLLYGLEITLGITVPLIIYTMVKAVISPDISWDAILQVMTHSLHAPDMNSIAAASFTFSGYINMAIFNRVFHGLKVKHLWILSLEGLLVLAVSFFVPIGYHGTIGVERHVYTWFTTADSLRVEAFLIERMLYIFYFAYITLSLVSTIIQWHVGKELLLSLLPSSDKQPKRKLRQEITILVLFAAGTLLMLRLDQYALNLLGVFLLHIRWYGELLLIILLCWCFWKVRRQRA